From the genome of Pyxidicoccus trucidator, one region includes:
- a CDS encoding DUF1552 domain-containing protein: MLTRRALLKSAVAAGLFAPLYREALAQTAKPMRLVLVLECNGIYPEAFLSSGTRAALGPGIRNRHNFLDVYPETPLLRTGDDLSSALCLGPLAGGSGVPSLENRAAVLLGLSSTIAGGGHSSGTGALSCAVNGSAATLDAVLAPRLKRTAPFDAIRLGTSSARTAIVYETCAYGPRKPAGLLVNPMLAYNTLFGSLSAGSGVGQERQMLFDFAREDAKAALGTFKGNSHERLKLERYLASLEALRSRESQLRGMAAQVTPLLPPHPSVNPLLQGGSTPPDSLKWLEAQFELATTALLGGLTNVVVLAAGTSGFDVAYDPGIASVGRHDLQHGIDNAANWTGIAAVTRKHVALVAKLARALAETPELNASGSMLDHTAIVLMSDNGEQHHSEGREWPKLVLGGNALGLKTDGRTVVYPAEGKARNRQVSNLFNTLGHAAGDSGFNAFGAEGPTRIVEGPLSELLG, translated from the coding sequence ATGCTGACCCGACGCGCGTTGCTCAAGTCCGCCGTGGCCGCTGGCCTGTTCGCTCCGCTCTACCGCGAGGCGCTCGCCCAGACGGCGAAGCCCATGCGGCTGGTGCTGGTGCTGGAGTGCAATGGCATCTATCCCGAGGCGTTCCTGTCCAGTGGGACGCGCGCGGCCCTCGGGCCGGGAATTCGCAATCGGCACAACTTCCTCGACGTGTATCCCGAGACGCCGTTGCTCCGCACGGGCGATGACCTCTCCAGCGCGCTGTGCCTGGGGCCGCTCGCCGGAGGCAGCGGGGTGCCGTCCCTGGAAAACCGCGCGGCGGTGTTGCTCGGGCTGTCGTCGACCATCGCCGGAGGTGGGCACTCGTCGGGAACGGGGGCGCTGAGCTGCGCGGTGAATGGCTCGGCGGCCACCCTCGATGCGGTGCTGGCGCCGAGGCTCAAGCGCACCGCGCCCTTCGACGCCATCCGGCTTGGCACCAGCTCCGCGCGCACCGCCATCGTCTACGAGACGTGTGCGTACGGCCCGCGCAAGCCCGCCGGCCTCCTGGTGAACCCGATGCTCGCGTACAACACCCTCTTCGGCTCACTCTCGGCCGGCTCGGGGGTGGGGCAGGAGCGCCAGATGCTCTTCGACTTCGCGCGCGAGGACGCGAAGGCCGCGCTTGGGACTTTCAAGGGCAACTCCCACGAGCGCCTGAAGCTGGAGCGGTACCTGGCCTCGCTCGAGGCGCTGCGTTCGAGGGAGTCGCAGCTGCGGGGAATGGCGGCGCAGGTGACGCCGCTGCTGCCCCCACACCCGTCCGTGAACCCGCTGCTCCAGGGAGGCAGCACCCCGCCCGACTCCCTCAAATGGCTCGAGGCGCAATTCGAGCTCGCCACCACCGCGCTGCTGGGCGGGCTGACGAACGTGGTGGTGCTGGCGGCGGGGACCTCGGGTTTCGACGTGGCCTATGACCCGGGCATCGCGAGCGTCGGGCGGCACGACCTTCAGCACGGCATCGACAACGCGGCCAACTGGACCGGCATCGCCGCGGTCACCCGGAAGCACGTGGCCCTGGTGGCGAAGCTCGCACGCGCGCTGGCGGAGACGCCGGAGCTCAACGCGTCCGGTTCGATGCTGGACCACACGGCGATTGTCTTGATGTCCGACAATGGCGAACAGCACCACTCGGAAGGCCGGGAGTGGCCCAAGCTCGTCCTCGGTGGCAATGCGCTGGGGCTGAAGACGGATGGACGGACCGTGGTGTACCCGGCCGAAGGCAAGGCCCGGAATCGCCAGGTGTCCAACCTGTTCAACACCTTGGGCCACGCGGCGGGCGACTCCGGCTTCAACGCCTTCGGGGCGGAGGGACCGACGAGAATCGTCGAAGGGCCCCTGTCGGAGCTGCTCGGGTAG
- a CDS encoding DUF1588 domain-containing protein has translation MSARRSGVRACVIGSLMVLGACKGTLTGPDVPDAGVSPASDGGSDVTELSPNLIPQEELFTCQGAVSDAPTRLRRVNRWQWTRNVGGAVTRGWTGFSFYDNPLDPNPRAPYGSYAVDETVDESMVEIILPIVDEYGATWAGPYTGSNRLDLLREDPSLRCMWEQAQPSTACIRNYLATLLERGVMYRPARADELDRLAAFTQSVLAQEPSGGGEDVRTHSLSRVVTAATLMSGALFREELGTPLGNGRVELGEWELAQQLSYALGERAPGAVPTWRWPETSASSKGHYGDIADAARDGGIRSPQVVASLIEQHVGGVDPTRFDLVQDFGEGERPRRGEAWLSDGVANFFRQWLGYTQVEAIFKERPEATSAFDDGELSGYRAQASAWDNLLTGYYGDESTLIQQMDDFVARAVVDDVAVLETLLTSRRFFLAATQDSGFDGNATRYTGQPYGTTAEIAATPEARWRTLPASERAGVLTHPAWLASHGGNFEDDPSAVHRGKWVRENLLCGYVPPLSSVRVRAQVGPHAPDKNARVRLEEATGRNECQGCHSLMNPLGYPFETYNHAGYLRRRDHAPDGGWMAPDGQSTLRNMPDPSLDGPVRDAVELSEKLAASGHVKRCFIRNVFRYFMGRDENRSDACTLVRMEQAYDEHQGSFKALLRALMTSDTWTTRREPAQGE, from the coding sequence ATGAGTGCTCGTCGTAGCGGAGTGCGAGCTTGCGTCATCGGAAGCCTGATGGTGCTCGGCGCGTGCAAGGGTACCCTGACGGGGCCGGACGTCCCGGATGCCGGCGTCTCTCCCGCTTCTGATGGCGGAAGCGACGTCACCGAGCTCTCCCCGAACCTGATTCCCCAGGAGGAGCTCTTCACCTGCCAGGGGGCCGTCTCTGATGCCCCCACACGCCTTCGCCGCGTCAACCGGTGGCAGTGGACCCGCAACGTGGGCGGCGCCGTGACGCGCGGATGGACCGGTTTCAGCTTCTACGACAATCCGCTCGACCCGAATCCACGCGCGCCCTACGGCAGCTACGCCGTCGATGAGACGGTCGATGAATCCATGGTCGAGATCATCCTCCCCATCGTGGACGAGTACGGCGCGACGTGGGCCGGGCCCTACACCGGCTCGAACAGACTCGACCTGCTCCGCGAGGACCCTTCGTTGCGCTGCATGTGGGAGCAGGCGCAGCCGAGCACCGCCTGCATTCGCAACTACCTCGCCACCCTGCTCGAGCGGGGTGTGATGTACCGGCCGGCGCGCGCGGATGAGCTGGACCGGCTGGCCGCCTTCACCCAGTCGGTGCTCGCGCAGGAGCCCTCCGGTGGAGGCGAGGACGTCCGGACCCACAGCCTCTCGCGCGTCGTCACCGCGGCGACGTTGATGAGTGGCGCGCTCTTCCGCGAGGAGCTGGGCACACCGCTCGGCAACGGCCGCGTCGAGCTCGGCGAGTGGGAGCTCGCGCAGCAGCTCTCCTATGCGCTGGGCGAGCGCGCCCCGGGCGCGGTTCCCACCTGGAGGTGGCCTGAGACCTCCGCCTCCTCCAAGGGCCACTACGGAGACATCGCCGACGCAGCGCGCGACGGAGGCATTCGCTCGCCGCAGGTCGTGGCCTCCCTGATTGAGCAGCATGTCGGCGGCGTGGACCCCACCCGCTTCGACCTGGTCCAGGACTTCGGCGAGGGGGAGCGTCCCCGCCGGGGCGAGGCCTGGCTCTCCGATGGCGTGGCGAACTTCTTCCGCCAATGGCTGGGCTACACGCAGGTGGAGGCCATCTTCAAGGAGCGCCCGGAGGCGACCAGCGCCTTCGACGATGGGGAGCTGAGTGGCTACCGGGCGCAGGCCTCGGCCTGGGACAACCTGCTCACCGGTTACTACGGCGACGAGTCGACGCTGATTCAGCAGATGGACGACTTCGTCGCGCGCGCGGTGGTGGATGACGTCGCGGTGCTCGAGACGCTGTTGACCTCCCGGCGGTTCTTCCTCGCCGCGACCCAGGACTCGGGCTTCGACGGCAACGCCACGCGGTACACGGGCCAGCCCTACGGCACCACCGCCGAAATCGCCGCGACCCCCGAAGCGCGCTGGCGGACGCTGCCGGCGTCGGAGCGCGCGGGAGTGCTCACCCACCCGGCCTGGTTGGCCTCGCATGGCGGAAACTTCGAGGACGACCCGTCCGCGGTACACCGGGGCAAGTGGGTGCGGGAGAACCTCCTCTGCGGCTATGTGCCACCCCTCAGCTCGGTGCGCGTGAGGGCGCAGGTGGGGCCTCACGCGCCGGACAAGAACGCGCGGGTGCGCCTCGAGGAGGCGACCGGCAGGAACGAATGCCAGGGCTGTCACTCGCTGATGAACCCGCTCGGCTACCCGTTCGAAACCTACAACCATGCCGGCTACCTGCGGAGGAGGGACCACGCCCCCGACGGTGGGTGGATGGCGCCCGACGGGCAGTCGACGTTGCGCAACATGCCGGACCCGAGCTTGGACGGACCCGTGAGGGATGCGGTGGAGCTCAGCGAGAAGCTCGCCGCCTCGGGCCACGTGAAGCGCTGCTTCATCCGAAACGTCTTCCGCTACTTCATGGGCCGCGACGAGAACCGGAGCGACGCCTGCACGCTGGTGCGGATGGAGCAGGCCTACGACGAGCACCAGGGCTCGTTCAAGGCCCTGCTGAGAGCCCTGATGACCAGCGACACCTGGACGACGCGCCGCGAGCCGGCGCAGGGAGAGTGA
- a CDS encoding LysM peptidoglycan-binding domain-containing protein, with protein sequence MSTYSVRSGDTLSAIAKRFGTSVSSLAKSNNIKNPNLILAGQKLTVPGASKPARPGDSFEPTKPAPSKPAPAKPSTGAAAGPVRDDDGRKFPTSADGTPMFRQGDPQWGGRRLGSSSSLSAAGCAMTATAMAVSKISGKVINPGELDQHLDKNGGYSGNALIWGKASQMAGLGAGKPGWSFDNINKQIDAGRPVVVGVDYRAGSNGGSNGTDHWITVTHRKGNTYFANDPATGKEIALKRDGNRLVGGPSNYKTTGELVTFSGGNPRPGTAPAGGGTSTPSAAGGSVKGLSLPGGDLKKGSKGAAVEQLQKALVKAGHMTQAEMNTGPGIFGSRTEGALKEFQAAHGVPNTGFYGPLTRKAFEKLGAKVGGTTGPGPVTPPPSGGTKGGVSLAQLRKVMPNLSEAKAREYLPHLNKAMAEANINTPKRQAAFLAQLAHESGEFRYMEEIASGAAYEGRKDLGNTQPGDGKRFKGRGPIQLTGRANYTAASKALGIDLVNNPKRAADPDVGFRTAAWFWNTRNLNSYADAGNFREITRRINGGYNGLADREAYYRRALNALS encoded by the coding sequence GTGAGCACCTATTCCGTTCGCAGCGGCGACACCCTGTCCGCCATCGCCAAGAGGTTCGGCACCTCCGTCAGCTCGCTCGCCAAGAGCAACAACATCAAGAACCCCAACCTCATCCTGGCTGGGCAGAAGCTGACCGTCCCCGGCGCCTCCAAGCCTGCCCGTCCGGGCGACAGCTTCGAGCCCACCAAGCCCGCTCCCTCCAAGCCCGCCCCCGCCAAGCCCTCCACGGGCGCCGCCGCGGGCCCGGTGCGTGACGACGACGGCCGCAAGTTCCCCACCTCCGCCGATGGCACCCCCATGTTCCGCCAGGGCGACCCGCAGTGGGGCGGCCGCCGCCTGGGCAGCAGCAGCAGCCTGTCCGCCGCGGGCTGCGCGATGACGGCCACCGCCATGGCCGTGAGCAAGATCTCCGGCAAGGTCATCAACCCCGGCGAGCTGGACCAGCACCTGGACAAGAACGGGGGCTACTCCGGCAACGCCCTCATCTGGGGCAAGGCCTCGCAGATGGCGGGCCTGGGCGCGGGCAAGCCCGGCTGGAGCTTCGACAACATCAACAAGCAGATTGACGCGGGCCGCCCCGTGGTCGTCGGCGTGGACTACAGGGCCGGCTCCAACGGCGGCTCCAACGGCACCGACCACTGGATCACCGTCACCCACCGCAAGGGCAACACCTACTTCGCCAATGACCCGGCCACCGGCAAGGAGATCGCCCTCAAGCGCGACGGCAACCGGCTGGTGGGCGGCCCCAGCAACTACAAGACCACCGGCGAGCTGGTGACGTTCTCCGGCGGCAACCCGCGCCCGGGCACGGCCCCGGCTGGCGGTGGCACCTCCACGCCGAGCGCGGCGGGCGGCTCCGTCAAGGGCCTGAGCCTGCCCGGCGGCGACCTGAAGAAGGGCTCCAAGGGCGCCGCGGTGGAGCAGCTGCAGAAGGCCCTGGTGAAGGCGGGCCACATGACGCAGGCCGAGATGAACACCGGCCCGGGCATCTTCGGGTCCAGGACGGAGGGCGCCCTCAAGGAGTTCCAGGCCGCTCACGGCGTGCCCAACACCGGCTTCTACGGCCCCCTCACCCGCAAGGCCTTCGAGAAGCTCGGCGCCAAGGTGGGCGGGACGACGGGCCCTGGCCCCGTCACGCCCCCGCCCTCCGGTGGCACCAAGGGCGGCGTGTCGCTCGCGCAGCTGCGCAAGGTCATGCCCAACCTCTCCGAGGCCAAGGCCCGGGAGTACCTGCCCCACCTCAACAAGGCCATGGCGGAGGCCAACATCAACACCCCCAAGCGCCAGGCCGCCTTCCTCGCCCAGCTCGCCCACGAGAGCGGCGAGTTCCGCTACATGGAGGAGATCGCCTCGGGTGCCGCCTACGAGGGCCGCAAGGACCTGGGCAACACCCAGCCGGGCGATGGCAAGCGCTTCAAGGGCCGTGGCCCCATCCAGCTCACCGGCCGCGCCAACTACACCGCCGCGAGCAAGGCGCTGGGCATCGACCTGGTGAACAACCCCAAGCGCGCCGCGGACCCGGACGTGGGCTTCCGCACCGCCGCCTGGTTCTGGAACACCCGCAACCTCAACAGCTACGCGGACGCGGGCAACTTCCGCGAAATCACCCGCCGCATC